One stretch of Echeneis naucrates chromosome 11, fEcheNa1.1, whole genome shotgun sequence DNA includes these proteins:
- the pdcd6ip gene encoding programmed cell death 6-interacting protein isoform X6: protein MATFISVPLKKSSEVDLVKPLSKFVTSSFPAGEEQGEYVRAVEELNKLRKNALGRPLDKHESSLEILLRYYDQLCAVEPKFPFSENQLCLTFTWKDAFDKGSLFGGSVKLALASLGYEKTCVLFNAAALASQVASEQNLDSDEGLKAAAKYYQLASGAFGHIKDTVLSALNREPTMDISPETVGTLSLIMLAQAQEVFFLKATSDKMKDAVIAKLANQAADFYGDAFKQCQYKDNLPKYFYFQEVLPVLAAKHCIMQANAELHQSILAKQKKRFGEEIARLQHAAELVKTVASRYDEYVSVKDLSDKINRALTAAKKDNDFIYHDRVPEVKDLEHIGKAALVKATAITPPLSQKFTDLFEKMVPMAVQQSMTIYNQRKTDTVNRLVGSMREATNLCNGVLASLNLPAALEDLSGDSIPQSIAEKARSIVQQGGLQSIEQLIKDLPELLTRNREILDESLKMLDDEETTDNELRTKFNQRWSRTASGDLYKPLRAEGTNFRNVLDKAVHADQVVRDRYGTHCDMIALLCKPEDELNAAIPSANPTKTLQGSEVVNVLRSQLNQLDEMKKERESLEGEVKAVTFDMSTTFLTALAQDGAINEEQLSLSQLDQLYGAYNQRVQVTLRTQEELLGQVQTSHQEFSSLKQSNTEANQREEVLKKLASAHDSYVEISNNLREGTKFYNDLTEILLKFQNKCSDIVFARKTERDELLKELQQSIAREPSAPNFNVPAYQSTPAAGPTPAPRTQPPAKPLPPARPPPPSFTPQAASTTPTNTPPTGPPTNNPPPVAPASQAQGPPYPTYQGYPGYFQMPMGYNPYAYGQYNMPNMGYMPYQATPGQGGYPAAPPAGQPYPGYPQQPPQQQPYYPQQ from the exons ATGGCAACGTTTATTTCAGTCCCGTTAAAGAAGTCGTCTGAAGTGGATTTGGTGAAACCGCTGTCGAAGTTTGTAACCAGCTCTTTCCCAGCAGGCGAGGAGCAGGGGGAGTATGTCCGCGCCGTGGAGGAGTTGAACAAGCTTCGCAAAAACGCGTTGGGGAGGCCGCTGGACAAACACGAGAGCTCCCTGGAGATCCTCCTCAG ATACTACGATCAGCTCTGTGCTGTTGAGCCCAAGTTTCCCTTCTCTGAAAACCAG CTCTGCCTAACTTTCACATGGAAGGATGCATTTGATAAAGGATCTCTATTTGGGGGATCAGTCAAGCTTG ctttGGCCAGCTTGGGTTACGAGAAGACGTGTGTGTTGTTCAATGCAGCAGCACTGGCCAGTCAGGTCGCCTCAGAGCAGAACCTGGATAGCGATGAGGGACTTAAGGCTGCAGCCAAATACTATCAG CTGGCCAGTGGAGCGTTTGGTCACATAAAGGATACAGTGCTCTCTGCACTGAACAGGGAGCCAACCATGGACATCTCACCTGAGACAGTGGGCACCCTGAGCCTTATCATGCTGGCACAGGCCCAGGAGGTCTTCTTCCTTAAAGCTACTTCAG ATAAGATGAAAGATGCTGTCATCGCAAAGCTGGCCAACCAGGCTGCAGATTTCTATGGCGACGCCTTCAAGCAATGCCAGTATAAAGACAACCTTCCCAAG tatttttattttcaggaagtGCTGCCTGTGCTGGCGGCCAAGCACTGCATCATGCAGGCCAACGCCGAGCTGCACCAGAGCATCCTGGCCAAGCAAAAGAAGCGCTTTGGAGAAGAGATCGCACGCCTGCAG CACGCAGCAGAGTTGGTGAAGACAGTAGCCTCTCGTTATGATGAGTATGTGAGTGTCAAGGACCTAAGTGACAAGATTAACCGAGCCCTCACTGCAGCCAAAAAAGACAACGACTTCATCTATCATGACCGTGTTCCTGAAGTCAAGGACCTGGAGCACATCGGCAAGGCCGCACTGGTCAAAGCCACTGCCATCACACCTCCGCTCAGCCAGAAATTTACAG attTGTTTGAGAAAATGGTTCCCATGGCGGTGCAGCAGTCCATGACTATTTACAACCAGAGGAAGACTGACACTGTTAACAGACTGGTGGGATCAATGAGAGAGGCCACAAATCTCTGCAATGG CGTGTTGGCATCCCTGAACCTGCCAGCTGCTCTGGAGGATCTGTCAGGAGACTCTATCCCACAATCCATTGCTGAGAAGGCCAGATCCATCGTGCAGCAAGGAGGACTACAGAGCATTGAACAGCTTATCAAAGACCTGCCTGAGCTTCTGACTCGCAACAGAGAGATCCTGGATGAG TCTCTGAAGATGCTGGACGATGAAGAGACAACAGACAATGAGCTTAGAACCAAGTTTAACCAGCGCTGGAGCAGAACTGCCTCTGGAGACCTGTATAAGCCCCTTCGAGCTG AGGGTACTAACTTCCGCAACGTCTTGGACAAGGCTGTACATGCTGACCAGGTGGTGAGAGACCGCTATGGTACCCACTGTGACATGATCGCCTTGCTGTGCAAACCTGAGGACGAGCTCAACGCTGCCATCCCGTCTGCCAACCCAACCAAGACACTGCAGGGCAGCGAG GTTGTGAACGTGCTGCGCTCCCAGCTCAACCAGCTGGAtgagatgaagaaggagagggagTCTCTGGAAGGAGAAGTCAAGGCTGTGACCTTTGACATGTCTACTACCTTCCTGACGGCGCTCGCCCAGGATGGAGCCATCAATGAGGAGCAGCTGTCCCTCTCCCAGCTTGACCAGTTGTATGGGGCCTATAACCAGAGGGTACAGGTCACCCTCCGCACGCAGGAGGAGCTGCTTGGGCAGGTCCAG ACATCCCATCAGGAGTTCAGCAGTCTGAAGCAGTCTAACACGGAGGCCAACCAGAGGGAGGAGGTCCTGAAGAAGCTGGCTTCAGCCCATGACAGCTACGTCGAGATCAGCAACAACCTGCGCGAGGGCACCAAG TTCTACAACGACTTGACAGAAATCTTGCTGAAGTTCCAGAACAAATGCAGTGACATTGTTTTCGCTCGGAAGACAGAGCGGGATGAACTCCTTAA ggagctgcagcagagcatcGCCCGAGAGCCCAGTGCTCCAAACTTTAACGTTCCCGCCTACCAGAGCACCCCTGCTGCCGGCCCCACCCCTGCACCCAGGACT cagcctccagcAAAGCCCCTGCCCCCCGCCAGGCCTCCCCCTCCCAGCTTCACGCCTCAGGCAGCCTCCACTACTCCAACCAACACACCACCTACTGGCCCTCCCACCAACAACCCACCACCTGTGGCTCCTGCCTCCCAGGCCCAGGGTCCACCTTACCCCACTTACCAGGGCTACCCGGG GTACTTCCAGATGCCTATGGGCTACAATCCCTATGCTTATGGCCAGTACAACATGCCCAACATGGGCTACATGCCCTACCAGGCCACACCAGGACAGGGAGGATACCCAGCAGCCCCTCCTGCCGGACAGCCCTACCCTGGCTACCCCCAGCAaccaccacagcagcagccgTACTACCCCCAGCAATAA
- the pdcd6ip gene encoding programmed cell death 6-interacting protein isoform X1, protein MATFISVPLKKSSEVDLVKPLSKFVTSSFPAGEEQGEYVRAVEELNKLRKNALGRPLDKHESSLEILLRYYDQLCAVEPKFPFSENQLCLTFTWKDAFDKGSLFGGSVKLALASLGYEKTCVLFNAAALASQVASEQNLDSDEGLKAAAKYYQLASGAFGHIKDTVLSALNREPTMDISPETVGTLSLIMLAQAQEVFFLKATSDKMKDAVIAKLANQAADFYGDAFKQCQYKDNLPKYFYFQEVLPVLAAKHCIMQANAELHQSILAKQKKRFGEEIARLQHAAELVKTVASRYDEYVSVKDLSDKINRALTAAKKDNDFIYHDRVPEVKDLEHIGKAALVKATAITPPLSQKFTDLFEKMVPMAVQQSMTIYNQRKTDTVNRLVGSMREATNLCNGVLASLNLPAALEDLSGDSIPQSIAEKARSIVQQGGLQSIEQLIKDLPELLTRNREILDESLKMLDDEETTDNELRTKFNQRWSRTASGDLYKPLRAEGTNFRNVLDKAVHADQVVRDRYGTHCDMIALLCKPEDELNAAIPSANPTKTLQGSEVVNVLRSQLNQLDEMKKERESLEGEVKAVTFDMSTTFLTALAQDGAINEEQLSLSQLDQLYGAYNQRVQVTLRTQEELLGQVQTSHQEFSSLKQSNTEANQREEVLKKLASAHDSYVEISNNLREGTKFYNDLTEILLKFQNKCSDIVFARKTERDELLKELQQSIAREPSAPNFNVPAYQSTPAAGPTPAPRTVFPQPPQQPPQAQQPQQAQQQPPAKPLPPARPPPPSFTPQAASTTPTNTPPTGPPTNNPPPVAPASQAQGPPYPTYQGYPGYFQMPMGYNPYAYGQYNMPNMGYMPYQATPGQGGYPAAPPAGQPYPGYPQQPPQQQPYYPQQ, encoded by the exons ATGGCAACGTTTATTTCAGTCCCGTTAAAGAAGTCGTCTGAAGTGGATTTGGTGAAACCGCTGTCGAAGTTTGTAACCAGCTCTTTCCCAGCAGGCGAGGAGCAGGGGGAGTATGTCCGCGCCGTGGAGGAGTTGAACAAGCTTCGCAAAAACGCGTTGGGGAGGCCGCTGGACAAACACGAGAGCTCCCTGGAGATCCTCCTCAG ATACTACGATCAGCTCTGTGCTGTTGAGCCCAAGTTTCCCTTCTCTGAAAACCAG CTCTGCCTAACTTTCACATGGAAGGATGCATTTGATAAAGGATCTCTATTTGGGGGATCAGTCAAGCTTG ctttGGCCAGCTTGGGTTACGAGAAGACGTGTGTGTTGTTCAATGCAGCAGCACTGGCCAGTCAGGTCGCCTCAGAGCAGAACCTGGATAGCGATGAGGGACTTAAGGCTGCAGCCAAATACTATCAG CTGGCCAGTGGAGCGTTTGGTCACATAAAGGATACAGTGCTCTCTGCACTGAACAGGGAGCCAACCATGGACATCTCACCTGAGACAGTGGGCACCCTGAGCCTTATCATGCTGGCACAGGCCCAGGAGGTCTTCTTCCTTAAAGCTACTTCAG ATAAGATGAAAGATGCTGTCATCGCAAAGCTGGCCAACCAGGCTGCAGATTTCTATGGCGACGCCTTCAAGCAATGCCAGTATAAAGACAACCTTCCCAAG tatttttattttcaggaagtGCTGCCTGTGCTGGCGGCCAAGCACTGCATCATGCAGGCCAACGCCGAGCTGCACCAGAGCATCCTGGCCAAGCAAAAGAAGCGCTTTGGAGAAGAGATCGCACGCCTGCAG CACGCAGCAGAGTTGGTGAAGACAGTAGCCTCTCGTTATGATGAGTATGTGAGTGTCAAGGACCTAAGTGACAAGATTAACCGAGCCCTCACTGCAGCCAAAAAAGACAACGACTTCATCTATCATGACCGTGTTCCTGAAGTCAAGGACCTGGAGCACATCGGCAAGGCCGCACTGGTCAAAGCCACTGCCATCACACCTCCGCTCAGCCAGAAATTTACAG attTGTTTGAGAAAATGGTTCCCATGGCGGTGCAGCAGTCCATGACTATTTACAACCAGAGGAAGACTGACACTGTTAACAGACTGGTGGGATCAATGAGAGAGGCCACAAATCTCTGCAATGG CGTGTTGGCATCCCTGAACCTGCCAGCTGCTCTGGAGGATCTGTCAGGAGACTCTATCCCACAATCCATTGCTGAGAAGGCCAGATCCATCGTGCAGCAAGGAGGACTACAGAGCATTGAACAGCTTATCAAAGACCTGCCTGAGCTTCTGACTCGCAACAGAGAGATCCTGGATGAG TCTCTGAAGATGCTGGACGATGAAGAGACAACAGACAATGAGCTTAGAACCAAGTTTAACCAGCGCTGGAGCAGAACTGCCTCTGGAGACCTGTATAAGCCCCTTCGAGCTG AGGGTACTAACTTCCGCAACGTCTTGGACAAGGCTGTACATGCTGACCAGGTGGTGAGAGACCGCTATGGTACCCACTGTGACATGATCGCCTTGCTGTGCAAACCTGAGGACGAGCTCAACGCTGCCATCCCGTCTGCCAACCCAACCAAGACACTGCAGGGCAGCGAG GTTGTGAACGTGCTGCGCTCCCAGCTCAACCAGCTGGAtgagatgaagaaggagagggagTCTCTGGAAGGAGAAGTCAAGGCTGTGACCTTTGACATGTCTACTACCTTCCTGACGGCGCTCGCCCAGGATGGAGCCATCAATGAGGAGCAGCTGTCCCTCTCCCAGCTTGACCAGTTGTATGGGGCCTATAACCAGAGGGTACAGGTCACCCTCCGCACGCAGGAGGAGCTGCTTGGGCAGGTCCAG ACATCCCATCAGGAGTTCAGCAGTCTGAAGCAGTCTAACACGGAGGCCAACCAGAGGGAGGAGGTCCTGAAGAAGCTGGCTTCAGCCCATGACAGCTACGTCGAGATCAGCAACAACCTGCGCGAGGGCACCAAG TTCTACAACGACTTGACAGAAATCTTGCTGAAGTTCCAGAACAAATGCAGTGACATTGTTTTCGCTCGGAAGACAGAGCGGGATGAACTCCTTAA ggagctgcagcagagcatcGCCCGAGAGCCCAGTGCTCCAAACTTTAACGTTCCCGCCTACCAGAGCACCCCTGCTGCCGGCCCCACCCCTGCACCCAGGACTGTATTT CCTCAGCCACCCCAGCAACCTCCACAAGCCCAGCAGCCTCAACAAGcgcagcagcagcctccagcAAAGCCCCTGCCCCCCGCCAGGCCTCCCCCTCCCAGCTTCACGCCTCAGGCAGCCTCCACTACTCCAACCAACACACCACCTACTGGCCCTCCCACCAACAACCCACCACCTGTGGCTCCTGCCTCCCAGGCCCAGGGTCCACCTTACCCCACTTACCAGGGCTACCCGGG GTACTTCCAGATGCCTATGGGCTACAATCCCTATGCTTATGGCCAGTACAACATGCCCAACATGGGCTACATGCCCTACCAGGCCACACCAGGACAGGGAGGATACCCAGCAGCCCCTCCTGCCGGACAGCCCTACCCTGGCTACCCCCAGCAaccaccacagcagcagccgTACTACCCCCAGCAATAA
- the pdcd6ip gene encoding programmed cell death 6-interacting protein isoform X2, whose protein sequence is MATFISVPLKKSSEVDLVKPLSKFVTSSFPAGEEQGEYVRAVEELNKLRKNALGRPLDKHESSLEILLRYYDQLCAVEPKFPFSENQLCLTFTWKDAFDKGSLFGGSVKLALASLGYEKTCVLFNAAALASQVASEQNLDSDEGLKAAAKYYQLASGAFGHIKDTVLSALNREPTMDISPETVGTLSLIMLAQAQEVFFLKATSDKMKDAVIAKLANQAADFYGDAFKQCQYKDNLPKEVLPVLAAKHCIMQANAELHQSILAKQKKRFGEEIARLQHAAELVKTVASRYDEYVSVKDLSDKINRALTAAKKDNDFIYHDRVPEVKDLEHIGKAALVKATAITPPLSQKFTDLFEKMVPMAVQQSMTIYNQRKTDTVNRLVGSMREATNLCNGVLASLNLPAALEDLSGDSIPQSIAEKARSIVQQGGLQSIEQLIKDLPELLTRNREILDESLKMLDDEETTDNELRTKFNQRWSRTASGDLYKPLRAEGTNFRNVLDKAVHADQVVRDRYGTHCDMIALLCKPEDELNAAIPSANPTKTLQGSEVVNVLRSQLNQLDEMKKERESLEGEVKAVTFDMSTTFLTALAQDGAINEEQLSLSQLDQLYGAYNQRVQVTLRTQEELLGQVQTSHQEFSSLKQSNTEANQREEVLKKLASAHDSYVEISNNLREGTKFYNDLTEILLKFQNKCSDIVFARKTERDELLKELQQSIAREPSAPNFNVPAYQSTPAAGPTPAPRTVFPQPPQQPPQAQQPQQAQQQPPAKPLPPARPPPPSFTPQAASTTPTNTPPTGPPTNNPPPVAPASQAQGPPYPTYQGYPGYFQMPMGYNPYAYGQYNMPNMGYMPYQATPGQGGYPAAPPAGQPYPGYPQQPPQQQPYYPQQ, encoded by the exons ATGGCAACGTTTATTTCAGTCCCGTTAAAGAAGTCGTCTGAAGTGGATTTGGTGAAACCGCTGTCGAAGTTTGTAACCAGCTCTTTCCCAGCAGGCGAGGAGCAGGGGGAGTATGTCCGCGCCGTGGAGGAGTTGAACAAGCTTCGCAAAAACGCGTTGGGGAGGCCGCTGGACAAACACGAGAGCTCCCTGGAGATCCTCCTCAG ATACTACGATCAGCTCTGTGCTGTTGAGCCCAAGTTTCCCTTCTCTGAAAACCAG CTCTGCCTAACTTTCACATGGAAGGATGCATTTGATAAAGGATCTCTATTTGGGGGATCAGTCAAGCTTG ctttGGCCAGCTTGGGTTACGAGAAGACGTGTGTGTTGTTCAATGCAGCAGCACTGGCCAGTCAGGTCGCCTCAGAGCAGAACCTGGATAGCGATGAGGGACTTAAGGCTGCAGCCAAATACTATCAG CTGGCCAGTGGAGCGTTTGGTCACATAAAGGATACAGTGCTCTCTGCACTGAACAGGGAGCCAACCATGGACATCTCACCTGAGACAGTGGGCACCCTGAGCCTTATCATGCTGGCACAGGCCCAGGAGGTCTTCTTCCTTAAAGCTACTTCAG ATAAGATGAAAGATGCTGTCATCGCAAAGCTGGCCAACCAGGCTGCAGATTTCTATGGCGACGCCTTCAAGCAATGCCAGTATAAAGACAACCTTCCCAAG gaagtGCTGCCTGTGCTGGCGGCCAAGCACTGCATCATGCAGGCCAACGCCGAGCTGCACCAGAGCATCCTGGCCAAGCAAAAGAAGCGCTTTGGAGAAGAGATCGCACGCCTGCAG CACGCAGCAGAGTTGGTGAAGACAGTAGCCTCTCGTTATGATGAGTATGTGAGTGTCAAGGACCTAAGTGACAAGATTAACCGAGCCCTCACTGCAGCCAAAAAAGACAACGACTTCATCTATCATGACCGTGTTCCTGAAGTCAAGGACCTGGAGCACATCGGCAAGGCCGCACTGGTCAAAGCCACTGCCATCACACCTCCGCTCAGCCAGAAATTTACAG attTGTTTGAGAAAATGGTTCCCATGGCGGTGCAGCAGTCCATGACTATTTACAACCAGAGGAAGACTGACACTGTTAACAGACTGGTGGGATCAATGAGAGAGGCCACAAATCTCTGCAATGG CGTGTTGGCATCCCTGAACCTGCCAGCTGCTCTGGAGGATCTGTCAGGAGACTCTATCCCACAATCCATTGCTGAGAAGGCCAGATCCATCGTGCAGCAAGGAGGACTACAGAGCATTGAACAGCTTATCAAAGACCTGCCTGAGCTTCTGACTCGCAACAGAGAGATCCTGGATGAG TCTCTGAAGATGCTGGACGATGAAGAGACAACAGACAATGAGCTTAGAACCAAGTTTAACCAGCGCTGGAGCAGAACTGCCTCTGGAGACCTGTATAAGCCCCTTCGAGCTG AGGGTACTAACTTCCGCAACGTCTTGGACAAGGCTGTACATGCTGACCAGGTGGTGAGAGACCGCTATGGTACCCACTGTGACATGATCGCCTTGCTGTGCAAACCTGAGGACGAGCTCAACGCTGCCATCCCGTCTGCCAACCCAACCAAGACACTGCAGGGCAGCGAG GTTGTGAACGTGCTGCGCTCCCAGCTCAACCAGCTGGAtgagatgaagaaggagagggagTCTCTGGAAGGAGAAGTCAAGGCTGTGACCTTTGACATGTCTACTACCTTCCTGACGGCGCTCGCCCAGGATGGAGCCATCAATGAGGAGCAGCTGTCCCTCTCCCAGCTTGACCAGTTGTATGGGGCCTATAACCAGAGGGTACAGGTCACCCTCCGCACGCAGGAGGAGCTGCTTGGGCAGGTCCAG ACATCCCATCAGGAGTTCAGCAGTCTGAAGCAGTCTAACACGGAGGCCAACCAGAGGGAGGAGGTCCTGAAGAAGCTGGCTTCAGCCCATGACAGCTACGTCGAGATCAGCAACAACCTGCGCGAGGGCACCAAG TTCTACAACGACTTGACAGAAATCTTGCTGAAGTTCCAGAACAAATGCAGTGACATTGTTTTCGCTCGGAAGACAGAGCGGGATGAACTCCTTAA ggagctgcagcagagcatcGCCCGAGAGCCCAGTGCTCCAAACTTTAACGTTCCCGCCTACCAGAGCACCCCTGCTGCCGGCCCCACCCCTGCACCCAGGACTGTATTT CCTCAGCCACCCCAGCAACCTCCACAAGCCCAGCAGCCTCAACAAGcgcagcagcagcctccagcAAAGCCCCTGCCCCCCGCCAGGCCTCCCCCTCCCAGCTTCACGCCTCAGGCAGCCTCCACTACTCCAACCAACACACCACCTACTGGCCCTCCCACCAACAACCCACCACCTGTGGCTCCTGCCTCCCAGGCCCAGGGTCCACCTTACCCCACTTACCAGGGCTACCCGGG GTACTTCCAGATGCCTATGGGCTACAATCCCTATGCTTATGGCCAGTACAACATGCCCAACATGGGCTACATGCCCTACCAGGCCACACCAGGACAGGGAGGATACCCAGCAGCCCCTCCTGCCGGACAGCCCTACCCTGGCTACCCCCAGCAaccaccacagcagcagccgTACTACCCCCAGCAATAA
- the pdcd6ip gene encoding programmed cell death 6-interacting protein isoform X4, translating to MATFISVPLKKSSEVDLVKPLSKFVTSSFPAGEEQGEYVRAVEELNKLRKNALGRPLDKHESSLEILLRYYDQLCAVEPKFPFSENQLCLTFTWKDAFDKGSLFGGSVKLALASLGYEKTCVLFNAAALASQVASEQNLDSDEGLKAAAKYYQLASGAFGHIKDTVLSALNREPTMDISPETVGTLSLIMLAQAQEVFFLKATSDKMKDAVIAKLANQAADFYGDAFKQCQYKDNLPKYFYFQEVLPVLAAKHCIMQANAELHQSILAKQKKRFGEEIARLQHAAELVKTVASRYDEYVSVKDLSDKINRALTAAKKDNDFIYHDRVPEVKDLEHIGKAALVKATAITPPLSQKFTDLFEKMVPMAVQQSMTIYNQRKTDTVNRLVGSMREATNLCNGVLASLNLPAALEDLSGDSIPQSIAEKARSIVQQGGLQSIEQLIKDLPELLTRNREILDESLKMLDDEETTDNELRTKFNQRWSRTASGDLYKPLRAEGTNFRNVLDKAVHADQVVRDRYGTHCDMIALLCKPEDELNAAIPSANPTKTLQGSEVVNVLRSQLNQLDEMKKERESLEGEVKAVTFDMSTTFLTALAQDGAINEEQLSLSQLDQLYGAYNQRVQVTLRTQEELLGQVQTSHQEFSSLKQSNTEANQREEVLKKLASAHDSYVEISNNLREGTKFYNDLTEILLKFQNKCSDIVFARKTERDELLKELQQSIAREPSAPNFNVPAYQSTPAAGPTPAPRTVFPQQAQQQPPAKPLPPARPPPPSFTPQAASTTPTNTPPTGPPTNNPPPVAPASQAQGPPYPTYQGYPGYFQMPMGYNPYAYGQYNMPNMGYMPYQATPGQGGYPAAPPAGQPYPGYPQQPPQQQPYYPQQ from the exons ATGGCAACGTTTATTTCAGTCCCGTTAAAGAAGTCGTCTGAAGTGGATTTGGTGAAACCGCTGTCGAAGTTTGTAACCAGCTCTTTCCCAGCAGGCGAGGAGCAGGGGGAGTATGTCCGCGCCGTGGAGGAGTTGAACAAGCTTCGCAAAAACGCGTTGGGGAGGCCGCTGGACAAACACGAGAGCTCCCTGGAGATCCTCCTCAG ATACTACGATCAGCTCTGTGCTGTTGAGCCCAAGTTTCCCTTCTCTGAAAACCAG CTCTGCCTAACTTTCACATGGAAGGATGCATTTGATAAAGGATCTCTATTTGGGGGATCAGTCAAGCTTG ctttGGCCAGCTTGGGTTACGAGAAGACGTGTGTGTTGTTCAATGCAGCAGCACTGGCCAGTCAGGTCGCCTCAGAGCAGAACCTGGATAGCGATGAGGGACTTAAGGCTGCAGCCAAATACTATCAG CTGGCCAGTGGAGCGTTTGGTCACATAAAGGATACAGTGCTCTCTGCACTGAACAGGGAGCCAACCATGGACATCTCACCTGAGACAGTGGGCACCCTGAGCCTTATCATGCTGGCACAGGCCCAGGAGGTCTTCTTCCTTAAAGCTACTTCAG ATAAGATGAAAGATGCTGTCATCGCAAAGCTGGCCAACCAGGCTGCAGATTTCTATGGCGACGCCTTCAAGCAATGCCAGTATAAAGACAACCTTCCCAAG tatttttattttcaggaagtGCTGCCTGTGCTGGCGGCCAAGCACTGCATCATGCAGGCCAACGCCGAGCTGCACCAGAGCATCCTGGCCAAGCAAAAGAAGCGCTTTGGAGAAGAGATCGCACGCCTGCAG CACGCAGCAGAGTTGGTGAAGACAGTAGCCTCTCGTTATGATGAGTATGTGAGTGTCAAGGACCTAAGTGACAAGATTAACCGAGCCCTCACTGCAGCCAAAAAAGACAACGACTTCATCTATCATGACCGTGTTCCTGAAGTCAAGGACCTGGAGCACATCGGCAAGGCCGCACTGGTCAAAGCCACTGCCATCACACCTCCGCTCAGCCAGAAATTTACAG attTGTTTGAGAAAATGGTTCCCATGGCGGTGCAGCAGTCCATGACTATTTACAACCAGAGGAAGACTGACACTGTTAACAGACTGGTGGGATCAATGAGAGAGGCCACAAATCTCTGCAATGG CGTGTTGGCATCCCTGAACCTGCCAGCTGCTCTGGAGGATCTGTCAGGAGACTCTATCCCACAATCCATTGCTGAGAAGGCCAGATCCATCGTGCAGCAAGGAGGACTACAGAGCATTGAACAGCTTATCAAAGACCTGCCTGAGCTTCTGACTCGCAACAGAGAGATCCTGGATGAG TCTCTGAAGATGCTGGACGATGAAGAGACAACAGACAATGAGCTTAGAACCAAGTTTAACCAGCGCTGGAGCAGAACTGCCTCTGGAGACCTGTATAAGCCCCTTCGAGCTG AGGGTACTAACTTCCGCAACGTCTTGGACAAGGCTGTACATGCTGACCAGGTGGTGAGAGACCGCTATGGTACCCACTGTGACATGATCGCCTTGCTGTGCAAACCTGAGGACGAGCTCAACGCTGCCATCCCGTCTGCCAACCCAACCAAGACACTGCAGGGCAGCGAG GTTGTGAACGTGCTGCGCTCCCAGCTCAACCAGCTGGAtgagatgaagaaggagagggagTCTCTGGAAGGAGAAGTCAAGGCTGTGACCTTTGACATGTCTACTACCTTCCTGACGGCGCTCGCCCAGGATGGAGCCATCAATGAGGAGCAGCTGTCCCTCTCCCAGCTTGACCAGTTGTATGGGGCCTATAACCAGAGGGTACAGGTCACCCTCCGCACGCAGGAGGAGCTGCTTGGGCAGGTCCAG ACATCCCATCAGGAGTTCAGCAGTCTGAAGCAGTCTAACACGGAGGCCAACCAGAGGGAGGAGGTCCTGAAGAAGCTGGCTTCAGCCCATGACAGCTACGTCGAGATCAGCAACAACCTGCGCGAGGGCACCAAG TTCTACAACGACTTGACAGAAATCTTGCTGAAGTTCCAGAACAAATGCAGTGACATTGTTTTCGCTCGGAAGACAGAGCGGGATGAACTCCTTAA ggagctgcagcagagcatcGCCCGAGAGCCCAGTGCTCCAAACTTTAACGTTCCCGCCTACCAGAGCACCCCTGCTGCCGGCCCCACCCCTGCACCCAGGACTGTATTT CCTCAACAAGcgcagcagcagcctccagcAAAGCCCCTGCCCCCCGCCAGGCCTCCCCCTCCCAGCTTCACGCCTCAGGCAGCCTCCACTACTCCAACCAACACACCACCTACTGGCCCTCCCACCAACAACCCACCACCTGTGGCTCCTGCCTCCCAGGCCCAGGGTCCACCTTACCCCACTTACCAGGGCTACCCGGG GTACTTCCAGATGCCTATGGGCTACAATCCCTATGCTTATGGCCAGTACAACATGCCCAACATGGGCTACATGCCCTACCAGGCCACACCAGGACAGGGAGGATACCCAGCAGCCCCTCCTGCCGGACAGCCCTACCCTGGCTACCCCCAGCAaccaccacagcagcagccgTACTACCCCCAGCAATAA